The nucleotide sequence ACCAAACCAGAATGCCCATGTGGGTTCTGGGTTCTCGTCTGGGTATTCCAAAGCTACGGTCCACCGCTTCAGCTCGGATGTGGCAAAGAAGTCCCCTTTTACAGAACCGTGAAACATGATTCCAAGCCAAACTCCAGAATCGTAATGATACCTTCAGAGACCTTTGAAACACCATTCCAAGCCGATCTTCTCCAGGGATAAAGTGACCCAGCTACAAGACACCAGAATGCCAATCTTGATTTTGGGCTCTGGTCTGGGTTTTAGAGTCTCCAACTCTATTGTCTACCTCAGGTCTGATGTGGGGTACGGACGAGCCCTTTGAGAGATGCGTCAAACAATCTGAGCAAAACCTTCCGAATTAACCGTTATGAGACACCGCAGTGACACCTTTAAGATTCTTTGTGGGTCCCGGCTGCGTCATCTCATGTTCCCTTTTTGAGACCTGTGGAACATGATTCCAAGCCAACCTACTCCAGAGACTGATTGGTACCGATCAATCCACTCATCCAGTCTTGAGACTCTAGAATGGCAGTCTTGAAATTGCTCAGAAGTGGCAAGGTCCACTCTTCCGCCACATCCTTTTTAGCCTGAAATGGTCTTTGAATTTGTCCCTGTTTTCAGTTTAACAGCTTAAATGTTTTATGCTAACATTTAGACGGTAGTTGTGTCCAGTTTCCTGTTATtgacaaaatgtttgttttaaatttgaGAATAAAGATGTATGTTTCTTTGACTCATCAATTTGAGTTCTTTCCGCTACCTCACCACTCAAATTTGGATTTTTAATAATATTCCAATGTGTTGACTCGACTAATATGTTCCTTTTGGGAATGATCACTGATGACTTCATTGTCCATCTGGTCTAACACTTTTCTGGTAATTGTGGTCCCCACCCTGCCCCCCCAAAGACCTGTTCAAGTATAGGTTGGTCAACAGTCGGCTGATCAACAGCACCTTCCTGCACAACAAGGAGGGTTGCCTACTGAGCGACGTGAGCGACGAAAACAACGCCTACATGGTCTACTTTGTCAGCTTCCTGGGTACCTTGGCCGTGTTGCCGGGCAACATTGTGTCGGCTCTGCTGATGGACAAGATCGGCCGGCTCAGGATGCTCGGTAAACACGTTGTGTGCCGTGACCGCTCGTGCGTTTGCTACCTGATCGATTTAATCCATTTTTTAATCCTGCCACGATCAAGTCACAGCGACTGTCATGACGACATATAATGACTAAAAAGAAAtcagacaaaaacaaatctgACACTAACACGCACATTTCACACAGCCGAGTGAAAAGAACAGACGAGGGTGTCAATTAATATCTGTGTCATGGAATAACAAGCCTTTGACTTTTTTGCGTCTCCAGCGGGCTCCAGCGTGATTTCCTGCATCAGCTGCTTCTTCCTGTCATTCGGCAACAGCGAGTCGGCCATGATCGCGCTGCTCTGCCTGTTTGGCGGCATCAGCATCGCCTCCTGGAACGCTCTGGATGTGCTGACCGTCGAGCTCTATCCATCCGACAAGAGGTACACAAATGCCGATTGGCCACGTTAGATGGGATGGAGATATGCAGATAGTCGGATGGATAGCGAGacataaatggatggatagattgaAGGATGATAGACTCGCAGACAGATGATGGCTAGATAGAATAATCGGACAGGTAGATGGACTTCTGGGCAGATACACAAAAGTGAATGTGGTTGTTCAACTTTCCCTTTCAGGACCACGGCGTTCGGCTTCCTCAACGCGCTGTGCAAGCTGGCGGCTGTGCTGGGTATCAGCATCTTCACGTCCTTCGTGGGCATCACCAAGGCCGTGCCCATCCTCTTCGCCTCGGGGGCGCTGGCGGCCGGCAGCTTCGTGGCCCTCAAACTACCCGAGACCAGGGGTCAGGTGCTGCAATAATAAAAGGCCGCAGGCGAGCTTACGCAGGTGAGATCGGAGCTTTGCTTTGAATGGAATCAAGACACAATTCGGAGAGCCCCCAAAATGTGGCAGAAGTCGGGGGTCCAGCAACTAGATGGCAAGccacaaaaaaatctaataGGCCATCCACTCAAACACAAATCTTTGCATTTGAGGCGTTCATTTTGTTGACTGTGAAGCATCCCAGGTTTGTTTTGTAGTGGTGGGCACaaacgaagccccgcccccccttTGCCCTTTAAAACAAGAATTACACTCCATAACGTCACTTGGCGAAAGTCATCAAGTGTTCATTTGAAGCACAAGCGTAGCGTGAGTGTGTATGTGCTCTCGTATTGTAAATGCCCTTGTAAAGAAATGCCTTTTTAGTCGCTCTCCTGGCCCCGCCCACCGCCACCTCGTGTAATGCATGTCCAAGTGTACGTAGGCACATGTATGTAAATATGCGTATGTACACGTATGATGACTGGGAACTCCAAAAGCATGCACAGTAGAGATGTAAGGCCAGGCCCTTTTCATAATGCCGCTTTTCCACTGCCAGGTACCCACTCGCTTTGCCCATCTTACGTCATTCTGCGAAAAGAATGCAACACTGAACGTGTTGTCATCCAAGAGGGGACTGAGGGCGGCAAAATGGAGAATGTGCACTGCTAAAACTATGCTAACATTGGCATCTGTTTATTCTTCTCCTCAGCCCAAGAAATAGTCCTTGATACGTCGACGGTGTGGTGCTCCAGTGGAAAAGCGGCATTATCATTGGTGTCTGAATGGTTGTAACACAAGCTACTTGTACAAATGTGTAAGACATGACAGAGACGCCTAATATAGGAAATTATATTCATAACAACTATAATGGTAACCACCTGTGTGAGGTGAATGTTAGCGTGATTGTCGTGCAATATGGAATCCTTCAGTGCAATATCCCCATCACAATTTTAATtcctgattattatttttttacccctTGGCAAAATGATTGCCCTGAACTAGACATGGGCTTGACAAATAGGTGGCGCTAATCATGAGTATAAATGAGATTCACTGCCAAGGGCTGAGAGTGTAACAGCACAGGGTCGATTCAACAACAACACAGCAACCGTAGTTCACATTGTTTCTGTCCAAACTGCCATTTTATAGGATAGCAGCCATATAGATACAACTTTATGTACGGGGCAGCCGCAATTCCATTTTGAAAACATTATGTCAACTGCCCTATCTCAAAATGGATTCAATTCATTTACTTCCAAATTCTGCACACAGAAAGACATTATGGATACAATGTCTTGCTTATTCAAAGGTTTTTGTCAACAACATAGCTGATTGGTCCTTTTCAGTTCCTGGAACATCAGGTGCGAAGTACTCAAAAGGTTCCTGGAACTTCAGCTTCagattgcttgttttttttaaatttagttttgcGGCAAAAAGCGCACCTGTAATTGAGTAAAGTTTCTGGAAATGTATTACAAACTATAAAATCACTTTTGTCAAAATTGGAACtgtgacaaaaatattttccatcTTACTAGAGCAATATATtttgatatttatttatgtatgtttttttgtgtgtaaataTTTCCCAAATGTGCATTTTTTGCAAACATTTCCTAAACCTGCATGATGTCATAATGGAATGTTGGGTGCAGAATTCTGGAAAGAGAAAAATGGATTGAGTCCATTTTGGAATAGGAGTGCGAACACATGGCGGCtgctttttaaataaagtttgaaTTGAGCCAGAAAGACAGTTCGTTGCACTAAATGCACGCGTGCACACGTCGTACACGCACATGCTGGGGAAGCCGCCCAAATAAGAGCACAAATTCTACCCAACCAGACAATTGAACAAAGTTATAAAGCAGCTCTTGACTTGCTcattattaatttaaaaaaaaattgatttcagTGTTCCATTTGTCATGTTAATTATGCCAAATGTTTTTTACCGCTTGAGTTTTACACGTCACACGTGCGCCATCTGTGCTCTAGACAGACGTATGTACATACAAATGAGGAGCATAATGAAGTGAACTATAgtattcagacctgactgttttGTCCATTTTAGGGTGTATTCAAACCTGACTTTGGTCCACTTTAAAAggaccagggttcgattctAATGCTGGCCTGGACCTTTtatgcaggtgtgaatacacgcTCAATCTGCGCTTGCCGGTCATGTGATCTCTACAAACAGGAATACTTCCAGCCCGTCTGTTTTCAcagatttgaaataaaaataaaacacacatgaAACCAGGATTTCAAGGTTGTTCAACAATAAaaatcttgcaaaaaaaaaagaaaataaataaagcaattttACCACAGCCCTAGAAACTTGTGGAGGAGCGTGGCAGAACTTTTGGACCAATGTATCTAATTGGAACCATTAACCCTAGGAACTACAGGTAGCAGGATTTAAAAGTTCCAGAACTTTAGCTTcagattgtctgtgttactataGTTCTGGGTGAGAAAGAGCACCATGTGAATACTTTTACGTAGTCCAGGAATCAGCCAGGACCTTTTCGTTCCAGGAACCACACATACTGTACAGTGTCAAAAGTTCTAAGAAGTTACGCTTCATATTGCTTCTTGTCTATTCAAATGTAGTTGCAGGGTACTAAATAGACCCTGCTAGTGGTTTTATGCTTTCCGGGAACCAAACTGGAGACTTCTAGTTCCAGCAACAACAGGTACCAAGAACTAAAAATCATTGGAATTTTAGCTTTACTTCTTAAGGATGACCCTGCCCATTCTTTCAAAACAACATGTCTGATTGGATCCATTTCGGAACTAGCAGTGCAAGAACTTGAATTTCCTGGTATGTTGGCTACCGAACATATGTTCAGGGTTCATTTTGTACATAGAAtatgttgccgtggcaacaagGGTCTGTGGCGAGCACAAAAAGCTAACAAAGCAATAAGTTGCCTGTTTTTTCCCGTCTGCTGgcataaaagaaaaacactgaAAATCCCTTAAAAGCTTTTTTCGTTTTTCCATTTGTTCACTGTAACAACAAATTGCTCATTTTTGTCACTGTGTATTGTGCTGTAGGATGTGTAGTTTCATTGTAAGCATAGCCAAATGTgtgtgcaatcatgaatatgaaggtaacaaaacaaaaagatatGTAAATTCTGTATGTTGTCTTTGATTTTGCGTGTTTTCTAAAAGAGAACATAATTTAAGTAAATATGTCAATGTTATGGATCATAGTAAATTCAAGTGAGACTGTGCTTTTGTTTCAAAGCTGTGTGATATTTTTCTGAAATCTCATCATGGGGTTTGCAATCGACCCTTTAAAATACCAatggaaaaacacacaaaataaaagttaggatgaaaagagcgtctttgtctttcaattttctttccttttaatGTTTTCCTGTTATTATAtggattatttcattatttcgcATTAATTTCTGCCTGGGTCAACACACTCGGTCGCTTGTTACGTCACCAAAAAGAAAGCCGCGGAAAGACCGTCTCCACTTGATATTGTTTTTGATTTATTGTCACGACTATTTTGAGCTTTACACTTTATTTTGAGTTTACTTGACCCATACACCACAGTAACCCCACAAACCTCAGTCACGTGTTGATGAAAACGACTTTGACGTAACTTCCGTCGCACTTTTACGTCACAAAAGCGACGGAGGTTGCGTCGGTAGAAGTAAGGTAAGTGTATTAGATTCATTTTCAATGCTTTAATTACACTTCCAAAAACAATATTCGAGTCTCCCGATGAACATTTGGTTAGTTTAACACACACCGGAGCTTTATAGCATCAAAAGTTCGAACAACGAACAAGTGTGTGATGTTTTTGAGTACCTTAGGAGCTAAGCGAAACAAGCTAGCGAAACAAAATGTATTTGTGCTTGGACTGTGGGTGACTTACGctcgaaaaataaaacaaaacaaaaacggaaGCACAATTATAATTGTTAACGAGTGAATGTCATTTTCCCAAGCGTCAAATTGAGGCCAGCAGCCTCAATTGAGGCCAGCAGCCCCATTTGACGCAGGTTCATGCTTGCAACATTTTCGAAATTACAATTTAATTCCTTTAGAATTTAATTGCttacttttattgtttttactcATGACTTGTGACATTGCAAATTACAAATTTATTCTCAAAATAAGAATGTGCTTGTTAATAGTAGCAACCTCATATTTGGAAGTATACAATGTCAAGAAAGGCAATTTATGAAtctgaaaataataattacttTTAATTTTGAATTCGCTGCAAGACTATTCAAAACcttgcaaaaaatattttcataaattttctgtattattttatttggtctttaaaaatgaaaacattctctTTCGTTGATTGagttttttcatttcaaatcaattcttgtaatattttcataaattttctgtatttaatttatttggtctttaaaaattaaaacattcTCTTTCGTTGATTGagttttttcatttcaaatcaaTTCTTGTAATATGACTTCATTTGTCCTTGTAACATTTCCACTTTATTCCCATGAAATTTAATTTTTGGGATAAATAATCTTATTTGATTATTCATGCTGAACAAACTAATCATTTCTAATTTACTGTCATAAAATTTCTACTTTGTTTTTGCTGTAAAATAACATTTCACATAAGTAAAGGAATATAAAAAAGATACTGAAAAATGGTCAAAATGAGTCACTTTAAATGCAAAAAACCCCAGCAACAACTACTGTTCATAAATAGTGATATTACTGAATACATAGTGACTTTGGGAATCGTTGTATGTGTATGAACTAGAAAGCCATTAGGTGTTCTCCCGCGCGCGTCGTCCGATGTTGCCCGCTGTCCTTCGCTGCTCTCGGTCCACCTGTCTCAGCCACTCCGCCCTCACAGCCCGCTTGGCCTCCCGCATGGATACCGCCCGGCCCGTGGAGGGCGCCATCACCACCAAACTGACAGACGCCTTTCATCCGGATCACCTGGAAGTGCACAACGAAAGCCACATGCATGCCGTGCCCCCTGGCTCGGAATCGCACTTCCGCGTGCTGGTGGTCAGCGGTCGCTTCCAGGGACTGTCGCTGCTGCAGCGCCACCGTTTGGTCAATGAGACCTTGAAGACTGAGCTGAGCACTTGCGTTCACGCGCTGGCTATTCAGGCCAAGACGCCCGAGCAGTGGCGCGGAGATCCCAGCCTGGCGAAGAGCCCCCCCTGCTTGGGGGGGTCGCGAGGGGATCGCTCCATGGAGGACAAACTGAAAGCGGGACATTAATGGGGACACTTGCTGACTTGGACCTCCTGGACGCCATATATGTTGACATTCAACAGCCTTGATATGCAGCCTAATAAACATGAAAAATCTTTCAAAAAATGTG is from Syngnathus scovelli strain Florida chromosome 9, RoL_Ssco_1.2, whole genome shotgun sequence and encodes:
- the bola1 gene encoding bolA-like protein 1 isoform X1; translated protein: MLPAVLRCSRSTCLSHSALTARLASRMDTARPVEGAITTKLTDAFHPDHLEVHNESHMHAVPPGSESHFRVLVVSGRFQGLSLLQRHRLVNETLKTELSTCVHALAIQAKTPEQWRGDPSLAKSPPCLGGSRGDRSMEDKLKAGH
- the bola1 gene encoding bolA-like protein 1 isoform X2, translating into MDTARPVEGAITTKLTDAFHPDHLEVHNESHMHAVPPGSESHFRVLVVSGRFQGLSLLQRHRLVNETLKTELSTCVHALAIQAKTPEQWRGDPSLAKSPPCLGGSRGDRSMEDKLKAGH